Proteins from one Lepidochelys kempii isolate rLepKem1 chromosome 6, rLepKem1.hap2, whole genome shotgun sequence genomic window:
- the PAPOLA gene encoding poly(A) polymerase alpha isoform X3, with amino-acid sequence MPFPVTTQGSQQTQQLQKHYGITSPISLAAPKEIDCLLTQKLIDTLKPFGVFEEEEELQRRILILGKLNNLVKEWIQEISEIKNLPQSVIENVGGKIFTFGSYRLGVHTKGADIDALCVAPRHVDRSDFFTSFYEKLKLQEEVKDLRAVEEAFVPVIKLCFDGIEIDILFARLALQTIPEDLDLRDDSLLKNLDIRCIRSLNGCRVTDEILHLVPNIDNFRLTLRAIKLWAKRHNIYSNILGFLGGVSWAMLVARTCQLYPNAIASTLVHKFFLVFSKW; translated from the exons tCCAGTTACAACCCAGGGATCACAACAAACACAACAGCTACAGAAGCATTATGGCATTACCTCACCTATCAGTTTGGCTGCCCCCAAGGAGATTGACTGTCTACTTACCCAGAAATTAATTGATACCCTAAAGCCCTTCGGTGTgtttgaagaagaggaggaactgCAGCGTAG GATTCTAATTTTGGGGAAGTTAAATAATCTGGTAAAGGAATGGATACAGGAAATCAGTGAAATCAAG AATCTTCCACAATCCGTAATAGAAAATGTTGGAGGAAAAATTTTTACATTTGGATCCTACCGACTAGGGGTGCACACAAAAG GAGCTGATATTGATGCATTATGTGTTGCACCAAGGCATGTTGACAGGAGCGACTTTTTCACCTCAttttatgaaaaactgaaactACAGGAAgaagtaaaagacttaagg GCTGTTGAAGAGGCATTTGTCCCAGTTATCAAACTGTGTTTTGATGGGATAGAG attgATATTTTGTTTGCAAGATTAGCACTGCAAACTATTCCTGAGGATTTGGACCTTCGAGATGATAGCCTACTTAAAAATTTAGACATTAGATGCATACGAAGTCTTAACG GTTGCAGGGTAACCGATGAAATTTTACATCTAGTACCAAACATCGACAACTTCAGGTTAACACTGAGAGCTATCAAACTGTGGGCAAAAC GCCACAACATCTATTCCAATATACTAGGTTTCCTTGGTGGTGTTTCCTGGGCTATGTTAGTAGCAAGAACTTGCCAGCTTTATCCAAATGCAATAGCATCAACTCTTGTACATAAATTTTTCTTGGTATTTTCTAAATG GTAA